The Methanocella arvoryzae MRE50 genome includes a region encoding these proteins:
- a CDS encoding aconitase X, which translates to MYLTREEENIYNGEQGPTLQKMMEILVALGDIYDAKKLIQVKSAQIAGVSYKTIGDAGLEWIQDLEGKVRIPAVLNPMGMDREAFVEMGIDPHFAKKQEEIIRAYEKLGIRPECTCTPYYLNRPRFGDHLAWSESSAVCFANSVLGARTNREGGPSALAAALIGKTPYYGLHITENRYPTVTVKVDEPIHGAEYGALGYLAGRQIGDGIPIFKLKSTPTEDELKHLGAALAASGAVALFHVLHVSPEQYVLPPDKMDREPQRLESEDDWQVPERFFLPRERIEVDIAEIRETARQKASPDIIALGCPHASREELEEILSLLHGRKVKKEVWVCTGRSLGEKNPELIQQLRSSGIKVLYDTCMVVSPAANQFKCMMVNSGKALKYTPAMCGVDAVMGTTEECIEVACRGD; encoded by the coding sequence CAAGGCCCTACGCTGCAGAAGATGATGGAAATTCTAGTAGCGCTGGGAGACATCTACGACGCTAAGAAGCTCATACAAGTCAAGAGCGCGCAGATCGCGGGTGTGTCGTACAAGACGATCGGTGACGCCGGGCTGGAGTGGATACAGGACCTTGAAGGCAAGGTCAGGATACCCGCTGTCCTCAACCCCATGGGCATGGATCGGGAAGCTTTTGTCGAGATGGGCATAGACCCTCATTTCGCCAAAAAGCAGGAGGAGATCATCCGGGCGTACGAGAAGCTGGGCATCAGGCCGGAGTGCACCTGTACGCCTTACTACCTTAACAGGCCCCGGTTCGGGGATCACCTCGCGTGGTCGGAATCTTCGGCCGTCTGTTTCGCTAACTCGGTCCTCGGCGCCAGGACCAACCGGGAAGGCGGCCCGTCGGCGCTGGCTGCCGCGCTTATCGGGAAGACCCCTTACTATGGCCTGCACATTACGGAAAACCGTTATCCTACCGTGACCGTCAAGGTCGATGAGCCCATCCATGGCGCTGAATACGGCGCGCTGGGCTACCTGGCAGGCAGGCAAATCGGGGACGGCATACCCATCTTCAAGCTGAAGTCCACACCCACGGAAGACGAGCTGAAGCACCTCGGAGCAGCGCTGGCTGCTTCAGGGGCAGTCGCACTGTTCCACGTGCTCCACGTCAGCCCGGAGCAATATGTGCTGCCCCCCGATAAAATGGACCGGGAGCCACAGAGGCTCGAGAGCGAGGATGACTGGCAGGTGCCCGAAAGGTTCTTCCTGCCCCGGGAGCGGATTGAGGTGGATATCGCCGAGATCCGGGAGACTGCCCGGCAGAAGGCGAGCCCTGACATCATTGCCCTCGGCTGCCCCCACGCCTCCAGAGAGGAGCTGGAGGAAATCCTGAGCCTGCTGCACGGCCGCAAGGTCAAAAAAGAGGTATGGGTCTGCACCGGCCGGTCGCTCGGGGAGAAGAACCCCGAACTCATCCAGCAGCTTCGGAGCAGCGGTATCAAGGTCTTGTACGATACCTGTATGGTGGTCTCTCCTGCCGCAAACCAGTTCAAGTGCATGATGGTCAACTCCGGCAAAGCCCTGAAGTACACGCCCGCCATGTGCGGAGTCGATGCGGTTATGGGCACGACTGAGGAATGCATCGAAGTCGCCTGCAGGGGTGACTGA
- a CDS encoding DUF126 domain-containing protein, with protein sequence MQIKGHRICGGRATGPALVSKDAISFLGGVDPGTGTVIEKGHALYGKNVKGTVLIFPGGKGSTVGSYVIYQLMKNGVAPAAMINIKAEPIVAVGAIISGIPMVDRLEQNPVETIKDGDTVTVDGTAGIIELS encoded by the coding sequence ATGCAGATCAAGGGCCACAGAATTTGCGGCGGCCGGGCGACCGGGCCTGCGCTGGTATCTAAAGATGCCATCTCCTTCCTGGGGGGCGTCGACCCCGGGACCGGCACTGTCATCGAGAAAGGCCACGCCCTGTACGGGAAGAACGTAAAAGGCACCGTCCTCATCTTCCCCGGGGGCAAGGGCTCGACAGTGGGCTCTTACGTCATCTACCAGCTCATGAAGAACGGCGTCGCCCCGGCAGCGATGATCAACATCAAGGCCGAGCCCATCGTCGCAGTCGGAGCCATCATCTCCGGGATTCCTATGGTGGATCGCCTGGAGCAGAACCCGGTAGAGACGATCAAAGACGGTGATACTGTCACAGTAGACGGCACCGCGGGAATCATCGAGCTGTCATGA
- a CDS encoding site-2 protease family protein translates to MIEKDDLAVVSQVFQVYETHENEPYVHLYGEPLVDSNVFYGKVYDHFRAKGKSVWVEHRLGEYVLTIAPAKKESAWINVALAVATFLTTMLTGSMMYGVNPITDPLDVYKGLPFAIAIMVALGSHELGHYIVSRKYGIDATLPYFIPFPFSPIGTMGAIIRQKGPVPNRKALFDVGIAGPLVGLAVSVVIIVIGLMLPAPEIDTTSGTYMQINTPLLFDFLAWVVHPGETLTSVNPIAFAGWVGLLVTVLNMIPVGQLDGGHVSRAVFGERANLISRVMPIIIMAFGLYGTFILQQPGEIWILWGFLSALMSAGSHPKPTDDTQTIGVPRYILAAAAFVLALLCFTPFPITM, encoded by the coding sequence ATGATAGAAAAAGACGATCTGGCTGTAGTAAGCCAGGTCTTCCAGGTCTACGAGACCCATGAGAACGAGCCTTACGTACACCTCTACGGAGAGCCCTTAGTCGACTCAAACGTCTTCTATGGCAAGGTATACGATCACTTCAGGGCTAAAGGCAAGTCCGTCTGGGTAGAACATCGCCTTGGCGAGTACGTGCTCACCATCGCCCCGGCGAAAAAGGAATCCGCGTGGATTAACGTAGCGCTGGCCGTCGCCACGTTCCTGACCACTATGCTGACCGGGTCTATGATGTACGGCGTCAACCCGATCACAGACCCTCTTGACGTTTATAAGGGCCTGCCGTTTGCCATAGCGATCATGGTAGCCCTTGGCTCGCACGAATTAGGCCACTACATCGTGTCGAGGAAATATGGTATCGACGCTACCCTTCCATACTTCATACCTTTCCCGTTCTCGCCCATCGGCACTATGGGGGCCATCATCAGGCAAAAAGGGCCCGTGCCGAACAGAAAGGCGCTGTTCGACGTAGGCATCGCCGGGCCTCTGGTCGGGCTGGCCGTGTCGGTCGTCATCATCGTCATAGGCTTAATGCTCCCCGCCCCTGAAATCGACACCACCAGCGGCACGTACATGCAGATCAACACTCCTCTGCTGTTCGACTTTCTGGCGTGGGTGGTCCACCCCGGGGAGACCCTGACCTCTGTTAACCCTATCGCTTTCGCAGGCTGGGTGGGGCTGCTGGTCACCGTGCTTAACATGATCCCTGTGGGGCAGCTGGACGGCGGCCACGTCTCCCGGGCAGTGTTCGGAGAGCGGGCGAACCTGATCTCACGTGTCATGCCGATCATCATCATGGCCTTCGGCCTGTACGGCACATTCATCCTGCAACAGCCCGGAGAAATCTGGATACTCTGGGGCTTCCTCAGCGCCCTCATGAGCGCGGGCTCCCATCCGAAGCCGACTGACGATACGCAGACTATCGGCGTGCCCCGGTACATACTGGCTGCAGCGGCTTTCGTGCTCGCGCTCCTCTGCTTTACGCCGTTCCCGATCACGATGTGA
- the cobT gene encoding nicotinate mononucleotide-dependent phosphoribosyltransferase CobT codes for MVVDGISYYNGAEKFAEKIKGRGSFVLLMGNTDTAFIPGITAAGISPELTPYTPPLDAELVETGRILTLGDIPLTPEAIPTPGLITRAVVTLSDFRRYYVDTGMSISPIVPHYRVGSVPGKDIRTGHALSNVKEIIETAKKVGAQIASESEYLVIGESIAAGTTTALGVLLAMGHTMDGFTSSSLQVNPQSLKSSVVLEGLKKAGITQPVDPIRAIESVGDPMMAGAIGLILGAKNVPIILAGGTQMAAVAVLLSRIVDLKGFNIALATTGWVAKDSSANLFGILKQGNVDIPVMTADLSFARSKFEGLLAYEKGHVKEGVGAGGISVAAMLKGVTKEQIEDTVEFIYSKMVGQ; via the coding sequence ATGGTTGTTGACGGGATATCATACTATAATGGTGCTGAGAAGTTCGCTGAGAAGATCAAGGGCCGGGGCTCGTTCGTGCTGCTGATGGGCAACACTGACACAGCCTTTATCCCCGGCATTACTGCCGCCGGTATCAGCCCTGAGCTGACGCCGTATACTCCGCCTCTGGACGCTGAACTGGTGGAAACGGGCAGGATTTTGACGCTCGGGGACATACCCCTGACGCCTGAAGCCATTCCCACGCCGGGCCTGATCACCAGGGCGGTAGTTACCTTATCCGATTTCCGGAGGTACTACGTCGATACGGGCATGTCCATTTCACCGATTGTGCCTCACTACCGGGTCGGCAGTGTCCCGGGTAAAGATATCCGCACGGGTCATGCGCTGAGTAACGTTAAGGAGATCATCGAAACTGCCAAGAAAGTCGGAGCCCAGATCGCCTCTGAGTCCGAATATCTGGTGATCGGCGAGTCGATTGCGGCAGGAACCACTACTGCGCTGGGCGTACTGCTGGCAATGGGCCATACGATGGACGGCTTTACCAGCAGCAGCCTGCAGGTCAATCCACAATCACTGAAGAGCTCCGTGGTCCTGGAAGGCCTGAAGAAGGCAGGCATCACCCAGCCGGTCGACCCGATCAGGGCGATCGAGAGCGTCGGAGATCCCATGATGGCCGGTGCCATCGGGCTGATTCTGGGCGCTAAGAATGTGCCCATCATCCTCGCCGGCGGCACTCAGATGGCCGCAGTGGCCGTACTCCTGTCCAGGATCGTGGACCTGAAAGGCTTTAACATCGCCCTCGCCACTACCGGCTGGGTGGCTAAGGACAGCAGCGCAAACCTGTTCGGCATCCTGAAACAGGGCAATGTGGATATTCCCGTCATGACTGCCGACCTTTCCTTCGCCCGGTCTAAGTTCGAAGGGCTGCTGGCGTACGAGAAAGGCCACGTAAAAGAAGGCGTAGGCGCCGGCGGCATCTCGGTGGCAGCGATGCTCAAGGGCGTCACGAAAGAACAGATCGAGGATACGGTAGAGTTCATCTACTCTAAGATGGTCGGACAGTAA
- a CDS encoding ZPR1 zinc finger domain-containing protein: MSEIREDNFDEIAAATAKVCCPVCRSDLEMRSHQDNIPYFGDVLSVSSVCTCGFKYAETLILTQRDPLRHTIKVCSEDHMCNRVIRSTSGTVRIPEWGIDIEPGPASEAYISNVEGVLDRIETVVNMARKWAELPEEVEKADQLLKTIGEAKSGNSEFTLIIEDPLGNSAIIGDEVKVEPLTPEYAESLHTGMFVIQK; encoded by the coding sequence ATGAGTGAGATTAGAGAAGACAACTTCGACGAAATAGCCGCTGCCACGGCCAAAGTCTGCTGTCCTGTCTGCCGCAGCGACCTGGAGATGCGCTCGCACCAGGATAATATCCCTTATTTTGGCGACGTACTGTCGGTAAGCAGCGTCTGCACCTGCGGCTTTAAGTACGCGGAAACACTTATCCTGACCCAGCGCGACCCGCTACGCCATACGATAAAGGTATGCTCTGAAGACCACATGTGCAACAGAGTCATCCGGTCGACGTCCGGCACCGTGCGCATCCCGGAATGGGGCATCGACATCGAGCCCGGGCCGGCATCAGAGGCTTACATATCCAACGTCGAAGGCGTGCTGGACAGGATCGAAACGGTCGTCAACATGGCCCGGAAATGGGCGGAGTTGCCAGAGGAAGTCGAGAAAGCGGACCAGCTTCTGAAGACGATCGGCGAGGCTAAGAGCGGCAACAGCGAGTTCACCCTGATAATAGAGGACCCGCTGGGCAACAGCGCCATCATCGGCGATGAAGTCAAAGTCGAGCCGCTGACGCCCGAGTACGCGGAATCCCTTCATACGGGCATGTTCGTGATACAAAAATAA
- a CDS encoding cell division protein SepF, with the protein MVGKGFLGKVLGSRATEENEEYTEIDFSSVEKEVGSGPAETYVRVAELSSLSQIPELKREIYNGNIVIVNIFPIKGDSLTRDRALKDLKQVAADVRGDIAGIDENHIVVTPMSIKVDRTKFTVK; encoded by the coding sequence ATGGTAGGCAAAGGCTTTTTAGGTAAAGTGCTGGGCTCGAGGGCGACAGAGGAAAACGAAGAGTACACGGAGATCGATTTCAGCAGCGTCGAGAAAGAAGTCGGATCCGGCCCCGCAGAAACGTACGTCAGGGTCGCCGAGCTTTCCAGCCTCTCGCAGATCCCCGAACTGAAGAGGGAGATTTACAATGGCAACATCGTCATTGTCAACATATTCCCGATCAAGGGCGACAGCCTCACCAGGGACAGGGCACTGAAAGACCTCAAGCAGGTAGCAGCCGATGTCAGGGGCGACATTGCCGGGATTGACGAGAACCACATCGTAGTCACTCCGATGTCGATCAAGGTCGACAGGACAAAGTTTACTGTCAAGTAA
- a CDS encoding RNA-binding protein, which yields MRIKARHHLREDAIKKILDNLRVTFGEGVDAVFAGKTWEIAETDEEQDFIMINGEPLLFSVDGDAFPTVRGALRLKPTRKRVIVDMGAVKFVAKGADIMSPGILDADLSIRKGDLVIIADEVHKKALAIGRALVNADQMMGNRGKAIKSIHYVGDRIWNLEL from the coding sequence TTGAGGATCAAGGCCAGACATCATTTAAGAGAGGATGCCATTAAAAAAATCCTTGACAACCTTCGGGTGACCTTCGGAGAGGGAGTAGACGCAGTTTTCGCGGGCAAGACCTGGGAAATCGCTGAGACGGACGAGGAGCAGGACTTTATCATGATCAACGGTGAGCCGCTGCTCTTTTCGGTCGATGGCGATGCCTTCCCGACAGTCCGGGGAGCCCTCAGGCTCAAGCCGACGAGAAAACGAGTCATCGTAGATATGGGTGCTGTCAAGTTCGTGGCTAAAGGGGCTGATATCATGAGCCCGGGCATCCTGGATGCTGACTTGAGCATACGCAAGGGCGATCTCGTCATCATTGCAGACGAGGTCCATAAAAAGGCGCTGGCAATCGGCAGAGCGCTGGTTAACGCAGATCAGATGATGGGTAACAGGGGCAAAGCGATCAAATCCATCCATTACGTGGGTGACCGCATCTGGAACCTGGAACTGTAA
- a CDS encoding LSm family protein, producing MSQRPLDVLNEALNSPVIVRLKGGREFRGELQGYDMHMNLVLDNAEELKENEASRKLGTIIVRGDTVVYVSP from the coding sequence ATGAGTCAGAGACCCCTTGATGTCCTGAACGAGGCTCTCAATTCTCCTGTGATCGTACGGCTGAAAGGAGGCCGTGAGTTCAGAGGCGAGCTCCAGGGCTACGATATGCATATGAACTTAGTTCTCGATAACGCAGAGGAACTTAAGGAGAACGAAGCGTCCAGGAAGCTCGGCACGATCATCGTGAGGGGCGATACGGTCGTATACGTCTCACCGTAA